Proteins from one Ornithobacterium rhinotracheale genomic window:
- the lpxD gene encoding UDP-3-O-(3-hydroxymyristoyl)glucosamine N-acyltransferase, with protein sequence MEFKAGQIAEFINGKIVGNPDRVVSRFANIDTATDCDLTFLGNPKYAPFLKDTQASVIIISQNFDFEEQDSKTFIVVPEAYEAITQLLTIYEQYRNAKSGRENPHFIADSAKIGENEYIGAFAYIGENVKIGKNVKIYPHAYVGDNVTIGDNSVINSGVKIYHECKIGENCIIHAGSIIGSDGFGFKPNEKGEFIKVPQIGNVVIEDFVEVGACCTIDRGTMGSTIIRKGTKLDNQIQVAHNVEIGSHNVIAAQSGIAGSTKIGSHNMIGGQVGIVGHIKIGNQNQIQAQSGVNRTVKDGEKLYGSPAIDAHQFRKSYVLFKNLNQIVERINRLEKK encoded by the coding sequence ATGGAGTTTAAAGCTGGACAAATAGCTGAATTTATAAATGGTAAAATTGTAGGAAATCCCGATCGTGTGGTGTCTCGTTTTGCCAACATAGATACTGCAACCGATTGTGATCTTACTTTTTTAGGAAATCCGAAATATGCACCTTTCCTGAAAGATACCCAGGCAAGTGTTATCATTATTTCTCAAAATTTTGATTTTGAAGAGCAGGATAGCAAAACATTCATTGTAGTTCCAGAAGCTTATGAAGCAATTACCCAGCTACTCACGATTTATGAGCAATACAGAAATGCAAAATCTGGTCGAGAAAATCCACATTTTATTGCCGATTCGGCCAAAATTGGCGAAAATGAATACATTGGAGCCTTTGCCTACATTGGCGAAAATGTAAAAATCGGTAAAAATGTAAAAATTTATCCACACGCATATGTAGGAGATAATGTTACAATTGGAGATAATTCCGTAATTAATTCAGGCGTGAAGATTTATCACGAGTGTAAAATCGGTGAAAATTGCATTATTCACGCAGGAAGCATCATCGGAAGCGATGGATTTGGCTTTAAACCCAATGAAAAAGGAGAATTTATCAAAGTACCACAAATCGGGAATGTTGTGATAGAAGACTTCGTTGAGGTGGGCGCGTGTTGCACGATAGATAGAGGTACTATGGGCTCTACAATCATCAGAAAAGGGACTAAACTCGACAACCAAATCCAAGTGGCGCACAATGTAGAAATTGGCTCGCACAATGTGATTGCTGCACAATCAGGCATTGCGGGTTCTACCAAAATCGGTTCGCACAATATGATTGGCGGACAAGTGGGCATTGTGGGACACATCAAAATTGGAAACCAAAACCAAATTCAAGCACAAAGTGGTGTAAACAGAACTGTAAAAGATGGCGAAAAACTCTACGGCTCGCCAGCAATCGATGCGCACCAATTTAGAAAATCCTATGTGCTTTTCAAAAATTTAAATCAAATAGTAGAGAGAATCAATCGTTTAGAAAAAAAATAA
- a CDS encoding bifunctional UDP-3-O-[3-hydroxymyristoyl] N-acetylglucosamine deacetylase/3-hydroxyacyl-ACP dehydratase — protein MAENQKTLASEVVLDGVGLHTGKSVTMKLKPAEPNTGFVFVRTDLEGHPTIEADANYVTFTERGTILEKKGVKIHTTEHILAALTGMDLDNVIIELNNAEPPIMDGSAKFFVEAIEKAGIKEQEVEREYYEIKEIVTYTDPETGSEITAIPAEKFEITTMVDFGTKVLGTQNATLKDISKFKTEIANARTFSFLHELEQLLHAGLIKGGDINNAIVYVDKEITPETEEKLKEAFNQESVSIKPNGILDNLTLHYPNEAARHKLLDVIGDLTLIGKKIKGKIIATKPGHLINTQFAKKLSKQIKIEQRRNVPEIDLNGEPVYDINQIMELLPHRPPFLLVDKIMSIDEKTVIGVKNVSMNEPFFVGHFPEEPVMPGVLQVEAMAQAGGILFLSNVPDPKSYSTYFMKIDKVKFKKKVIPGDVLIIKCELTQPIRRGIVSMQGTGYTNGEVAVEAEMMARLIKNKE, from the coding sequence ATGGCAGAGAATCAAAAAACCTTAGCATCAGAAGTAGTTTTAGATGGCGTAGGATTGCACACTGGTAAAAGTGTAACCATGAAACTAAAACCCGCAGAACCCAATACAGGTTTTGTATTTGTGAGGACAGATTTGGAAGGGCACCCAACTATCGAAGCCGATGCTAATTATGTTACTTTCACTGAGCGAGGAACGATTTTAGAAAAAAAAGGCGTAAAAATCCATACCACAGAGCACATTTTAGCAGCGCTTACGGGAATGGATTTGGATAATGTGATTATTGAGCTTAACAATGCCGAACCACCCATCATGGATGGTTCTGCCAAATTCTTTGTAGAAGCGATAGAAAAAGCAGGAATAAAGGAGCAAGAGGTGGAGCGCGAATATTATGAAATTAAGGAAATTGTAACCTATACCGATCCAGAAACAGGCTCAGAAATTACAGCTATCCCAGCTGAAAAATTTGAAATTACAACCATGGTAGATTTTGGAACCAAAGTATTAGGCACCCAAAACGCTACATTGAAAGATATTTCCAAATTCAAAACTGAAATTGCCAATGCGCGTACATTCAGCTTTTTGCATGAATTGGAACAACTCTTGCACGCAGGGCTCATCAAAGGAGGAGACATCAATAATGCCATTGTGTATGTAGATAAGGAAATCACCCCAGAAACCGAAGAAAAGTTGAAAGAAGCCTTTAACCAAGAAAGCGTTTCGATTAAACCAAACGGAATTTTGGACAATCTTACTCTTCATTATCCAAACGAGGCAGCACGCCACAAATTATTGGATGTGATTGGAGATTTAACCTTAATTGGAAAGAAAATTAAAGGTAAAATCATAGCCACCAAACCAGGGCATTTAATCAACACCCAGTTTGCCAAAAAACTGAGCAAACAAATCAAAATCGAACAGCGCAGAAATGTGCCAGAAATCGATTTGAATGGTGAGCCTGTTTACGACATCAATCAAATTATGGAACTGCTTCCACATCGCCCTCCTTTCCTCTTGGTAGATAAAATCATGTCTATCGACGAGAAAACTGTAATAGGCGTGAAAAATGTGAGTATGAACGAACCATTTTTTGTAGGTCACTTCCCAGAAGAGCCCGTGATGCCAGGTGTGTTACAAGTAGAGGCAATGGCACAAGCAGGCGGAATCCTATTTTTAAGCAATGTCCCAGATCCAAAATCGTATTCCACGTATTTTATGAAAATAGACAAAGTGAAATTCAAGAAAAAAGTAATTCCGGGAGATGTTTTAATCATAAAATGTGAATTAACACAACCTATTCGTCGTGGAATTGTGAGCATGCAGGGAACAGGCTATACCAATGGTGAAGTTGCGGTGGAAGCAGAAATGATGGCAAGATTAATCAAAAATAAAGAATAA
- the lpxA gene encoding acyl-ACP--UDP-N-acetylglucosamine O-acyltransferase: protein MNQPLAYIHPDAIIAENVVVEPFTTISKDVTIGEGTWIGPNVTIMQGARIGKNCKIFPGAVISAVPQDLKYKGEKTTVEIGDNTVIRECVTINKGTADRMKTVVGSNCLIMAYSHIAHDCKVGDNCIFSNNTTLAGHVTVGDYVTMAGMTAVHQFCHVGKHAFVTGGSLVRKDVPPYVKAAREPLSYMGINSVGLRRRNFSSEKIREIQDIYRILYQKKYNNSQALSFIEAEMEATPERDEILSFVKESQRGIMKGYNPNNL, encoded by the coding sequence ATGAATCAACCACTCGCATATATTCACCCCGATGCTATAATTGCTGAAAATGTAGTTGTAGAGCCGTTTACTACCATTTCAAAAGATGTTACCATAGGCGAAGGTACATGGATAGGCCCCAATGTTACTATTATGCAAGGGGCTAGAATTGGTAAAAATTGCAAAATTTTTCCTGGCGCGGTGATTTCTGCCGTTCCACAAGATTTAAAATACAAAGGCGAAAAAACCACCGTAGAAATCGGGGACAATACCGTAATTAGAGAATGTGTAACCATCAATAAAGGAACGGCCGATCGCATGAAAACAGTGGTAGGTAGCAATTGTTTAATCATGGCTTATTCCCACATTGCACACGATTGCAAAGTGGGAGATAATTGTATATTCTCTAACAATACCACGCTCGCAGGGCATGTTACAGTGGGCGATTATGTAACCATGGCGGGCATGACAGCCGTGCACCAGTTTTGCCATGTAGGGAAACACGCATTTGTAACAGGAGGTTCTCTTGTGCGCAAAGATGTGCCCCCTTATGTAAAAGCCGCACGCGAGCCACTTTCCTACATGGGGATCAATTCTGTGGGGCTTAGAAGAAGAAACTTTAGCTCTGAAAAAATCAGAGAAATTCAAGATATTTATAGAATTCTTTACCAGAAAAAATATAATAACTCGCAGGCACTTAGCTTTATTGAAGCAGAAATGGAGGCCACTCCTGAAAGGGATGAAATCCTGTCTTTTGTGAAAGAATCTCAGCGTGGAATTATGAAAGGCTACAACCCAAACAATCTTTAA
- the efp gene encoding elongation factor P has protein sequence MATTSDIRKGMCIEWNNDTYKIIEFLHVKPGKGPAFVRTKLKSVTNGKVLDNTFSAGHKIDEVRVETRKYQYLYDDENGFHFMNNDDFTQVYLNRDMIENPEFMKNGEEVTIIFRADDETPLSAELPATVIMEIAHTEPGVKGDTATNATKPATTETGAEIRVPLFIQEGDKVKISTEDGSYQERIKE, from the coding sequence ATGGCAACAACATCAGATATCAGAAAAGGAATGTGTATCGAATGGAATAACGATACCTACAAGATTATTGAATTCTTACATGTGAAACCAGGAAAAGGACCTGCGTTTGTGCGTACTAAACTTAAAAGTGTAACCAACGGAAAAGTATTGGATAACACGTTTTCGGCAGGTCATAAAATTGATGAGGTGCGTGTGGAAACTAGAAAATACCAATACCTATACGATGACGAAAATGGGTTCCACTTTATGAACAATGATGATTTTACACAAGTATATCTAAATAGAGATATGATTGAAAATCCAGAATTCATGAAAAACGGGGAGGAGGTAACCATTATCTTCCGTGCAGACGATGAAACACCGCTATCTGCTGAGCTTCCTGCCACTGTAATTATGGAAATCGCACACACAGAGCCAGGTGTAAAAGGAGATACAGCTACCAACGCTACTAAGCCAGCCACTACGGAAACGGGAGCAGAAATCCGTGTGCCACTTTTCATTCAAGAAGGAGATAAAGTAAAAATCAGTACAGAAGATGGCTCATACCAAGAGCGTATTAAGGAATAA
- a CDS encoding DUF2480 family protein, with translation MDEIINKVAKSSLITIDLAHIFNSEISPKIKILDIQEFLRDGQILIEKEFRGALKDIDWTKFQDSYVHITCSGDPILPGWAFLLLQCHLAPFGEFCGVGNKDEFNNLAIQHYVKNMNLDDFSRKPIIIKGCGNMKIYEQTYISLIAKLYPVAKSLMYGEACSTVPLYKKK, from the coding sequence ATGGACGAAATAATTAACAAAGTTGCCAAGAGCTCACTCATTACGATAGATTTAGCGCATATATTTAACTCCGAAATTTCACCAAAAATCAAAATTTTAGACATTCAAGAATTTCTAAGAGATGGGCAAATTTTAATTGAAAAGGAATTTAGAGGTGCTTTAAAAGATATCGATTGGACAAAATTTCAAGATAGCTATGTACATATTACATGTAGTGGAGATCCCATTTTGCCAGGTTGGGCATTTTTATTATTACAATGCCATTTAGCCCCCTTTGGTGAATTCTGTGGCGTAGGAAATAAAGATGAATTCAATAATTTAGCAATACAACATTATGTAAAAAATATGAATTTGGATGATTTTTCTAGAAAACCAATCATCATCAAAGGTTGTGGAAATATGAAAATTTATGAGCAAACTTACATTTCGCTCATCGCTAAGCTATATCCTGTTGCTAAATCGCTTATGTATGGCGAAGCATGTAGCACAGTTCCATTATATAAAAAGAAATAA